The Nyctibius grandis isolate bNycGra1 chromosome 7, bNycGra1.pri, whole genome shotgun sequence region tttcagagAACAAGTAGAACTTTGGTAGCAATCAACTCTAAAGTGCCTTATGCTTCTTAATTCCTGTGCAAACACTGCTGTGGAGGCAGAAGCACATTTCAAGGGTGTTAAGATGCTCAATAATGTAATAACACATGACACAGCAAGGAGGTTTCAGTTACCTTCTCTGCTATCATGCACAGTACAAAAGTGATGACAGAGACCACGTTCCTAGCTTTCCTTCAGCACTTAATTTCTCTTCCACGCACTCCTGCGATATAAGCATCAAGAGACACATCCAGTCTCCCCATGGTCTGCAACGTTCCAATGTGAGGACAAACCATATGTGGAAGGAGGATCTACACCAGACGGTGGGTCACTGTGGCCCTACTGGCCAGACCAGCAAGGAACAGGCTGGCAGGTTCTGCAATCACAGTTTTCTCCTCAAATGCTTTTGCCCAGCAATGTCTCATTGCATAAAGGGGGTGAGCACAGAGCTGTTATTAAAAGGGGCTTTTCTCCTTGCATAGTTACCAGGCTGTGGAAACCTGTGGCAGTCTGCAAGCACAGTCCTTCTGGAATGCATTGACCAAACGATGCAACGATCTGACCCTTCTTCTCACTACTTGCCAAAAGGCCTAATCCCATCTCAGATGGGCTTTCTTCCTCCTGGCTGAGCAAGGCTTATTCCTCTGCAGAACTGGGAACTTCCTAGTGCCAGCTGATCACAGCAAGCAGGAGAAGGAGTGAAGCTGGTCATTCTTGTGCAAGTCAGTCAAGATTTCAAGCCCATTTTTTCCATCATCTGTTCATACACCGTCCATGCCATTGCTGCCATCAGTGTCCGCCTGAGGGCACGGGGCACACCACCTCGGAAAAAGCCGACCAACCCGAAGTCCTGCAACAGGACATAAACAAACAGCAATCCATCATAATCTGCCTCTAGTGTTTTAATTTCTCACCATTTATTACATGGCACAGCACAGGATATATTTCAGCTCAGACGCAGATCAGTTTCTGAAAGACCCAGGCTTAAATAGCATTTAATATTTAGGAAGAACCTGTAGCACTGTGCAATTGCAGGGCTACCCCACAAAGCAAGAAGAGCAGTGAGCTGAGAAGGGAATGCCAGGGTGGGGACAATGGGATAGGGAAAGCCACACTCAGGCCCAACAAAGAGAAGGCAAGGGTGTAACAGTTTCAAGACACTTCAGGAAAATGACTTGTGCATGTTTTAGAGCTTCATATTTACAGAAGTCACTTAGCTAGTCTGtaaaaactgagatttttaagtactgaagtaaaaaaacatTCTGATACGAGAAAAATGTACCATgcacaaaaaaatccacacacaAATAAACAGATTCCTGTTTAGGAACAGAGTTGAATatggaaacaaagcaaacctgCCAAGGTCTGCCCTTctgagggcaggaagggaaagGTGGCCTTTGAGTACCTCTCCTTCCCATTCCTGGAATACAGATCTGGGcgtttatttctcttttagagTGCAAAGGGCAAAGAATAGTTTTGTAGCTGGCTTATATCTGAAACTGGCATTTCATGCTACATACTAAAGAAACGCTTTGCCCCGGTGTGGTAATCACTGATGTGCCTACACTGAtaaaagcacaggcagcagcagctgtaagTACAGCTCCTCCAAGCCTACATACTAAGCTAAGCTGAAATGAAGTTAAGATTAAATAAACTAAGCGCTTTCCATCACTACCAGTGTAAGAATCAATGTGACAGAACTGAAGTGAAATCATTCACCAGCCTGAAACATGAAGCAGGACGGTGTGGAGAGATGCTTGCTGGACTATGCCCACCTTTGTGCTCCAGCACTCTGAGCTTGCTCTCCAATTCCCCATTCTCTGTGCTTTTGTGAAAACAGATGCACGGCTGAGGAATGGCAAGAGTAATCATGGAGCAAGTTCACTGCCTGACAATTCATTCAAGAGCAGCAAGAAACACATCTGAGCAGTGACAATAGCCTCTCTaattacaaggaaaaataaggaatgGACTGAAGCCTCTGACTGCTTTCAGACCACCAACCAGAGTACCTTCCAGTTACTAGTGAACAAGACAACACATAAACCAGTGACAAGAGATGCAGCCTCAGTCTCCCATAGCACGACCCACCTCAGcttctgaaaatgctgacaCTGACCAGCCTGACTGCAAGAGCACATCAAGCAGTCTCATTTGCTCACCTCCTTTAAAAGACAGCAACTGTCTTACCATAGCTGTACTTCGGGCAAGGAGATCAGAAGGGAGGCTGTGATTGTGCATATTAGAAGGGATTCACCTCACCTTGTAGATGAAGGCAATGGCCTGGCTTGTCCTGTGGTACTTTTGGGGGGACAGCTGCATATGTGTTTTGATGACATCAGCAGGCTGTGTTGCCAGTGAGGCCAAGATTCCCGCAAAGATCCCACAGCCAAAATTCAGCAAGGGCATGAGCACGGGATCCAGCTGGTCTGCAACGGAGCAAAGGGAAGGCACTCAGACACAAAACAGGCCAGGAATACTCCTGCTGCGTGACAAAGTGAAAAGCTACTGAATGATTAAATCAACATCGGTGTCTAAGAGAAGTTAAAATCCACGCTGGGTAGAGAAATGTTTCATGGGGAAAAGTGGCTACAAGCCAAAGGTCAGCACTATTAAAAAGCCTCACTTGCTGGGGAACCGAATTTGACATGAACCCAGAGAAAGACAGATTGTGCAAGTGTTGCCCCAGCCGATTCCAGCACCAGAAAACCCCGGGCTAATGGAAACAGATCAGTATACAAGACaaccagcagcagaagagacagcTGAACACATCTTCTCTTTCAGCTGTTTACGAGCCCACATTATGCATCAGTCTTCATAAAGACAATCAATTGATTTAGGGCCAGTTTCCATTTCTACACTGACCTGAGCTACAGGTTCTCCACAGGAAAAGGCGAATGTCCCACCTAAAGCCCTACAAGAGACTAATTTACCTACTGAGGTAGAAAGCAATAAGCAGAACATGCAGGCAGTCAACCGTAAGGCAAGATGTGAGAAAAGAAACATCTCCCATTACAGTCTCCAACGTTCAGCCTTACCCTGAGGTGTgaattttttggtttgtgtgtaGAACATCAGGTAGATCCCAGAGAAGGGTGCGTCCCGCAGCAGCGTTGCGGTGAGCCCACTGAACATGCCACGAGCCCCTTCTGTCTGATAGATATTCTTCAGAGCTCCATATACACTCCCATAGCCAAATCTTCCACTCTGCAAGGGTAGACAACAGCCAGTCATCCATGCACCAGGCAAAGGCCAAGGAGCCCTACGCACATCCCAAGGCCACCCTGTCCAAACAACTGTTAGTATGCGCTCCACGCGATGCCTGAGATGGCAGCACAGAGGACAGCCCAAGGCAAAAACTGGGTTCTGCCTACCTCAGCCTTTAAAACAACCCTTCAAGAAGGTAAAATAAGAAAGACACTAAAATTACACACTGTATACAACTGAAACTTAAAAATCTCAGGGTGAATTCTGTTTCATCTTACGCTTCTTGCCTAAAAATCAGTGCGTGGCTTTTACTGCACAATGTGTGAACCAGGATGAAATCAGGACTACACCCCTGACTGTACTCAAGTGGCAGCAACCTTCTCCAGACagaataaatttctttttcatcatgAGGAAGGGGTGCAACATCATTAACAGGGAACTAATTAGAAAGTCACAATCACCTCATATCGGGTCTTCACTACAGTCACTGGCAACATGCAAATCCCAGACACTGCACGTGCGGTGGCACCCAGACAGACAGACTCCAGGGCTGTGGGGGAACGGTCCACTAGAAACTTTTGCTTCATCATGTACAAAGTGCTGAAGTAAATCCCGACCCCAGGAATACATCTTGCAAAGGACTTCAGAAGAAACaagcagatgaagaaagaaaaagcacacatAAGACAAAATGTACTACAGAACATTTCAGAGATGGTTAAACTTGACAGGGAGCTTtgcaccaaaacaaaacaaaaaataatcagtttagTGATTTTTCCTCAGCTAACATGCTGAGGAAAGaagacaaagtaaaaataatttacaacaTTGAGAGCCAATTGATTCAAATGATGTCAGGATTTAATGCATTCCTCAACTGCAGTTTTCTAGGAACAAGATattccaaaacaaaatgaagtcaGCGCAGCGGCCACCCCACGTTTGCAGTGGTATTCAAGTGTTCAGCTGCTCAGGACTGCAAATCCACAGTGACTGCTATGACCCAGCCAGTGGAATTCACAACATTAACTCCTTAAAATAGGATTTAACCATCAAAATCACATGATTTCATTCATAATTGTACAAGACCTGGCTATTTAAATCCAGTCCATAGTTAGTAATGAACAGTAggtttatttatgtttttatttttagaagtcaGGGTTAAAACAGCCACTTACTGGAGAGACACCTTTCCAGAGCCCCAGAAGACTCTCAGTACGAACAACCCTAAAGAGCACCGTTACCATCCCAGCACGACCAGACCTGAAAGGAAGACAAGACAGGAACTGCAGAGACTACCTGCTTATGCTCTCTAGCAGACATACTCTGCAGCCACCCCCTTTCACTCGTATCTCTGTGCATTACCCCAGCACCTCGGAGGTGCTCCTTCTAGACTCAGCTTGCTTTCCTCCATCACTTGTTCCAGGGCTTCTCTGCCACCTTTTGCTTTCCCATCACTTGTAACACACGTTAGAGGCCTCTCTCTTTAGTGCCTTTAGTTGCTCACTCCCTTTgttagcagcagcagatgtATTCATACTTGACTACACCAGGCAAATGGGAGCAGCTGCACACGTTGGCAGGTTATGTGGCAACCACACACAATTTTTCAGGCAGAGAACACCCTGTGAAACTGCATGGTGGCCACTCCAGCAAACATCACTCTCTCAGATGCGTACAGACAAATGCTCTGGTTACAAGTTATTAAAGTAGTGTTCACAAGAGcagccattttctttcttctagagCAAAATATCAATCCTTCTCCATGCTATAAAAACATACCTCCTTTTTCAGAAAGACTCTCAGTATCTGAATTACAACCCTGAGCTCCAAGACCCAGCCAGCAAATCAGGCAGAAGCCTCTGGTGGAGCACCCCACACCCCCATGCATACACATGCCCACTCTCTCACCCATGCACAGCAGGCTGCAGAGTCTGCAGGCGGGTTTTCAGCAGGTCAAGGGGTTGGAAGAGGAGTGTGGAGCAAGTCCCACTGATGGAGCCACACACGAAGGCCTTTAGGACCGGATGCatctggaagaggaagaagaggactTTAAATTGCCATTTAATTAAGATTAGCACAGGATGAAATATAGCAGCTGATATGTTCCTTGTTATAGGGAAGGAAGACTAGATAAGGACCGCTGCTCAGATCACAGGAAACTTTTTCAGACCTTTTCAGAACCTGACTAAgttttatttgtggtttttgGTCCCTCTGCCTTTCTTAGGAGATCATTCCAGAATTTCCTTGCAATTAGGTGGTTGCAAAGAGTTTTCTGAACGTCAAATGTATTAGCAGCCATTTGGTAACCATTTGCCATGTTAAAGGAAACGGGTGCCCCCTTCCCACCACCTACCTGTGCCTTTGCCCCAGTCCCATccacctctgctcagcactcTTGAGCCAGCACCTCCAACCCTTCCTCCCCACTGCACACCAAGGCcccccactgccacaggcacTAGTGGGGCTCTACCTTACAACTGCCCACCCCCCAAACCCCGCTCAAACCCACccaaagcacagcacagcctgctcAGCTAAGGCCTGGCTCTCCTACCCACACCGGCTGCCAGCTCTCAGCGCTGCTGGCGTGATAAGGCAGGAGGCACAAACCACGCAGCAGGGTGGAgccttttttgctttgttttaacaCACAACGGCGGTTTTTAAAGACTTTCTACACCCCTTGGAGCAGAACCACGTCAGACAAGACTACTGCAGCGCGGTGGTTTCTGGAGGGCTTCACTCAAACGCACCAAGCGGCACACAGCTGCCTTCCAACGCCGACCTTCGGACCCCTCCAAAAGCCCCTTAACACCCCCCCGGCCGCGCTGCACAGGCCGCTCCCCAACGGCCTCCCCCCTCCCACACCGCCCGGGGGGGCATCCCCGCAGCTCGCTGCCGCCTTACGGGGCAGGGCCCGCGCGTCCCGCCCGCCCCTCAGCCTGCGCCGGGGCCCGCCCGCCCCTCACGCTGCCCCGGGGCCTCTCAGGAGCCGGGCGGCCGCGGGACACgatggaggaggggaaggggcgcAGCGAGCCTCCCCCCACCGCCACCGCCTCCCACCGGGGCGCTGCCGCCGGGCTCCCCGGAGCAGAGCGAGCGGGGAGGACGCGGGGACAGCGGCCGCTCCCCGGCGCTGTAAGGCccggccaggccaggccaggccaggcccgcaccggccccgccgcgccgctaCCTCCGACTCTCGCCCCGGCATCCCAGCGCCGCCCCGCAGCCAGGGAGCGCGGCGGGCACGAGTGACGTCACGCGCGCCGCTCCCCCGCTGGCCAATCCGGGCAGCCAGGGCCGAGCCCGCCCGCCGGAGGGTGCCTCCCCTTAACCCTCCGTGTGCCGCGCACCCCCTAGCGGCCGCCCTTGGCAGCGGCCCGACAGCGCCGGGCGCGGCCCtgagggcgggcgggcggcagccGGGCCCCAGCCAGCCGCTGTCAGCCGCCTCGCCCCCGCTCTCGCGTTCTTGTCACACCTCGTGGCTGTTCAGTGTCCAGCAACCGAGTCCCAGCGGGCGCTGTCAGCGGGAAGGGGGCGGTTTATAGCGGGGAGGCTTCATGTCTTCCCTCAGCTGCCCCCCGCAACCGCGGCGTTCAAAGCCCTGAGCCTCTCCCTGTCGCTCTCTTACCACCAGCGTTTCCACTTGGTCCTCCACGCCCTGGGCCCGGAGCAGAGGAGGGCTGGGTTTCCAGAGCATTGAAGGAGCGAGGCGCAGAAATGAGCCGCTTCTATCGTAGGCCCGCGTCAGGCCTCCGATGACGCGCCCGCAGAGCCAGACATGTCTTATCGGCGGAGCAGGGGCCGGCTGGGAGGAGCGCACAGCGGCTTCGAGGAGCTGCTTTTCTGAGAATCTCGCCTGCCAGCTTGCTGTGCCCTGGGCGAGTAAGGGCGGGCACGTACACACACGTCGCGCTCCAGCTGAGTTGGGCTGTTCctagaaagaaaatgctggGCGCAGCCACGTGCACAAACCACTCACTCTTGTTTGCTCGCTTTGCCACATAGCAGCCCCTTAAGAAAGAGGGAATCTACCTCTCTAAGAAAATGTAACACCCAGGCTAGGAAAAGCTCTTCATCAGGGACTCCCTCTTCGCTTTGGCAAGCTCCTCTCACATCACACAGTTCCCTCCTCGGGGGATTCACTGTCATCTTACGTTTCACTAACTAACTCTGCCTGCTAACGCATGGAAAAGAGGATCAGCTCACCCCCCCATCCCTCTTGGTGTGTCTTTTGCTTACTCACATCTTgttccaccatggacctccacgGGGGACAACCTGCATCACCAcagtcttcaccacaggctgcagaggaatctgctctggcgcctggagcacctcttccccctccttcactgaccttggtgtctgcagggctgtttcacgtattctcactcttctctcccagctgctgatgcacagcattttttaccttttcttaaatacGTTATCTCAGAGGCGCTACCAAcatcgctgatgggctcagccttggccagcggtgTGTCTGTCTAGGAGTCAGCTGGAACTGCTTACTTCCAACATGGGGGCAGCTTGTGGCATCTTCTCACACTTCTGCAGGAAAACCCAGCAGAGGAAGCCTCATCCCTTCATGTCACTGTCCTGGAGAGATGCATGGAGACAACACAGCTCTGGTGGCTGGAAAGTGGGagacacatttatttttcattaaaaagggAGGAGGCAAAAATTACCTGCATGATCTGGGTCTGTACTGGTCCCTGCTCAGGGGTGGCTGCAGCTGGGATGCCCAGACACTACTGGATTTAGGTGTAGGACAGCTCTGTCTGAACCATGGTCCCTTATGCCCCCATGCCTCACACTATGGTCTCACCACGGTCCCAAATTTCCCCAGTTTCTGAGATACAGGAACTGAAAGGCAAAGTGTCGCTGAGTCTGCTAAGGGACGCAAgcttctctgcagagccagaCACTGCTTTGAGGCACTGCCAGTGCAGGAGAGACCCCCCCCAGACATCAAGATCATTTCCAGTGACAACACTGGTCAACAAAAACACCTCCACATCAGAGCCAATGGGTCTGGGGCCATGGAGCAGACACCGCTCCACAGCAGGTCTTTCTGGCGGTCTGACAAGCACGCAGGGGTGACACCGATGCAGTCTGTCTGGCTGTGACCAGGGAGGTGGACCACATGACCTGCATGCATTGTGCCGTGAGGACATCTTGCACAGGAGGATCCCACAGGACTTTACAGGGATCCACAAGTCACCGTGGCCATCAGGCATCAAGGACCAGCCTCACCCCAGTCACACACAGGGAGACCCTGTCACACTACACACACGTACTCACACGTGACGGAGGCACCGACATGGCTCATGGTGCACACCAGTATGGACACACCCGAGCGCACGAGCAAGGCGATGTCCTGATGTGTGTCGGGCAGATTAGCAAACGGCCTTGCCATCGCTGCAGGAAAGGTGCTGCTGGCAAGCCCTGAGACGCAGAGCTGAAGCTGGTGGTGTGTTTGCACCAAGCACCACCCCTCTTTCTGCACCACTGCAGCCGAGCATCTCTCAGGTGCTGAAGGTGTCAAATTTGTGGTTACGAGTTAAGAAAGGCATTTTCTAGCTCTTAAACCCAAGccaaaagaatcacagaatgaatcatagaatggtttgggttggaagggaccttaaagatcatctagttccaacccccctgccacaggcagggacaccttccaccagaccaggctgcccaaagccccatccaacctggccttgaacactgccagggagggggcagccacaacttctctgggcaacctgggccagtgtctcaccaccctcacagggtGGCGTGTGCTGCCATGCTGCAGACCAGGACCCTGTTGTAACCGAGAGGGTTTGTCTCTGCGGTGCCTGTAGGAAGTTGTCTGCTGAGGCTCTGTCCAGAAGACACAGGTTATGtttatctcatgctgttactcACATTTTCCCTCTGCCATAACACTGTAAGTGTGCCTGCGAGGACAAGAAGTGGGCAGGAAAGAGCAGGGCATCCTGTCCAGGGCCAGGGCATGCTGCCAGCGGGAGTGGCACCAGCACCCAGGCACTGTCCTGCCCGCAGGGTGGCTACCCAGGGACAGCTGcagccctctctgctcctcGTGGacacctgcctcctcctcttccactgaCACCACTCTTTGAAAGCAGGGGGGCGCTGGCCACCTCCCCACCAGGGCTGGTCACCAATTTGCCTTGTTCCTGTGCTCCCTCCGACAGGGcttcctgctgctgtgcagggcACAGCCGGTGTCTCCTGACAGCAGTGTTTGGCCTTGTCTCTCCCCTGTGCATGAGGTGCCAGCAGCCTGTGCCACTGCCGTCACTGATGCCCACTGACATCTTGTCTCCTCTGGCCAGTGCTTCCCCCATAGGAAGAGCCTGGGTGGAGCTCAGTGAGCTGCAAGCAGAGGTGCCCTTCAGCATCTCCAACTGGGGACCAAGCTTGACCCCAGGAAGGCTAGTAGAGCCACCCGTGCCATGGGTCCAGGGAGCAGTGGTGGCTCCAAGCCAGTGCAGGCACCAGAGGATGTGCTGGCACAGGCTCTGTGCAAACACTGGCCCCTCTCTCGCTCAGGCTCACTAAACTGCCTCCCCTTGGGTACATCTGtctgtgggtgggtgggtgcagGGGGAAGGCAGCTTCCAAGGAAAAATGCCAAAGCAAACATGGTGCCCTTTGCCATCACTGGCTATTGGCAGCATTGAGCCATCCCTCACAGACATCTTCACCGAAAATCCTTGGAGCAGAAGGCAGCACTGCTTCCCCTCTGCCAGCCACGGGGGCTGCAGAGTTGGGGGGCTGCAGGTGAGGGATGGACCGGGCACTTTGCAGACGCGGGGGAAATTGCAGATCTCTTCCACTGACGTTTGTATCAATGCTCACAGTGACAAGACATAGATCATTCAGGAGATAAACCTGACACATTTCCGTTTCTGTAAGTGTCAGCTGAAGAGGTGTATTCATTGGCTTggggttttaaaagcctttaaTGTAACACGTATCACA contains the following coding sequences:
- the SLC25A38 gene encoding mitochondrial glycine transporter isoform X2, whose protein sequence is MLWKPSPPLLRAQGVEDQVETLVMHPVLKAFVCGSISGTCSTLLFQPLDLLKTRLQTLQPAVHGSGRAGMVTVLFRVVRTESLLGLWKGVSPSFARCIPGVGIYFSTLYMMKQKFLVDRSPTALESVCLGATARAVSGICMLPVTVVKTRYESGRFGYGSVYGALKNIYQTEGARGMFSGLTATLLRDAPFSGIYLMFYTQTKKFTPQDQLDPVLMPLLNFGCGIFAGILASLATQPADVIKTHMQLSPQKYHRTSQAIAFIYKDFGLVGFFRGGVPRALRRTLMAAMAWTVYEQMMEKMGLKS
- the SLC25A38 gene encoding mitochondrial glycine transporter isoform X5, whose translation is MPGRESEMHPVLKAFVCGSISGTCSTLLFQPLDLLKTRLQTLQPAVHGSGRAGMVTVLFRVVRTESLLGLWKGVSPSFARCIPGVGIYFSTLYMMKQKFLVDRSPTALESVCLGATARAVSGICMLPVTVVKTRYESGRFGYGSVYGALKNIYQTEGARGMFSGLTATLLRDAPFSGIYLMFYTQTKKFTPQDQLDPVLMPLLNFGCGIFAGILASLATQPADVIKTHMQLSPQKYHRTSQAIAFIYKDFGLVGFFRGGVPRALRRTLMAAMAWTVYEQMMEKMGLKS
- the SLC25A38 gene encoding mitochondrial glycine transporter isoform X4 — encoded protein: MHPVLKAFVCGSISGTCSTLLFQPLDLLKTRLQTLQPAVHGSGRAGMVTVLFRVVRTESLLGLWKGVSPSFARCIPGVGIYFSTLYMMKQKFLVDRSPTALESVCLGATARAVSGICMLPVTVVKTRYESGRFGYGSVYGALKNIYQTEGARGMFSGLTATLLRDAPFSGIYLMFYTQTKKFTPQDQLDPVLMPLLNFGCGIFAGILASLATQPADVIKTHMQLSPQKYHRTSQAIAFIYKVSHIWGKGKPDVLFHCLLKAVSCKQAQDYFSALILTILRPFPLFKNILFLK
- the SLC25A38 gene encoding mitochondrial glycine transporter isoform X1 translates to MLWKPSPPLLRAQGVEDQVETLVMHPVLKAFVCGSISGTCSTLLFQPLDLLKTRLQTLQPAVHGSGRAGMVTVLFRVVRTESLLGLWKGVSPSFARCIPGVGIYFSTLYMMKQKFLVDRSPTALESVCLGATARAVSGICMLPVTVVKTRYESGRFGYGSVYGALKNIYQTEGARGMFSGLTATLLRDAPFSGIYLMFYTQTKKFTPQDQLDPVLMPLLNFGCGIFAGILASLATQPADVIKTHMQLSPQKYHRTSQAIAFIYKVSHIWGKGKPDVLFHCLLKAVSCKQAQDYFSALILTILRPFPLFKNILFLK
- the SLC25A38 gene encoding mitochondrial glycine transporter isoform X3 codes for the protein MPGRESEMHPVLKAFVCGSISGTCSTLLFQPLDLLKTRLQTLQPAVHGSGRAGMVTVLFRVVRTESLLGLWKGVSPSFARCIPGVGIYFSTLYMMKQKFLVDRSPTALESVCLGATARAVSGICMLPVTVVKTRYESGRFGYGSVYGALKNIYQTEGARGMFSGLTATLLRDAPFSGIYLMFYTQTKKFTPQDQLDPVLMPLLNFGCGIFAGILASLATQPADVIKTHMQLSPQKYHRTSQAIAFIYKVSHIWGKGKPDVLFHCLLKAVSCKQAQDYFSALILTILRPFPLFKNILFLK